From the Moritella sp. Urea-trap-13 genome, the window CGTGCCATAGTGAATGCAGATAGATCCATGATTTTAAGTTCTTTTTCTACAACTTCACGATACTCAAGGTTATCGTAAAATTCAGCATTTGGATTTTTTACTGGATCTTCAGAGTATACACCATCAACTTTTGTTGCTTTTAATACAATATCAGCTTCAATTTCGATACCACGTAAACACGCAGCAGAATCAGTTGTACAGAATGGGTTACCTGTACCAGCAGAGAAGATCACTACTCGGCCAGTTTTTAATAAGCTAATTGCTTCAGCCCAGTTATAGCTGTCACATACGCCACGTAATTCAATTGCAGACATTAAACGAGCATTCACATAAGCACGGTGGAGTGCATCACGCATTGCTAAGCCATTCATCACAGTCGCTAACATGCCCATGTGATCGCCCACTACACGGTTCATACCCGCTTCAGCAAGACCTGCACCACGGAATAAGTTACCGCCACCAATAACTAAACCAACTTGAACACCCAGCTCAACAATTTCTTTGATTTCTTGCGCCATGCGATCCAGAACTTTAGGGTCAATACCAAAATTCTCGTCGCCCATCAGCGCTTCACCGCTAAGTTTTAATAAAATACGACGATATGCAGGTTTCGGGTTGGTAGTCATCATGATCTCTTTATCCTAATTGTGGAAAAACCGCAGCCTAAGCCGCGGTCTATATTAAATCTTCAGCAATAATTAAATTATGCTTTTTGTGCTGCTGCTACTGTAGCTGCAACTTCAGCTGCGAAATCATCTTCAGCTTTTTCGATGCCTTCACCAACTTCGATACGGATGAAGTTTAAAACGTCAGCGCCTTCTTCTTTAAGAAGTTGACCAACAGTTTTTGAAGGTTCCATGATGAAAGCTTGACCTGTAAGGCTCACTTCACCAGTGAATTTCTTCATACGACCAACAACCATTTTCTCAGCGATTTCTTGTGGTTTGCCACTGTTCACTGCGATTTCGATTTGGATCGCTTTTTCTTTTTCAACAACTGAAGCAGGTACATCTTCAGGTTTAACGAATTCTGGCTTAGCTGCTGCTACGTGCATAGCAAGTTTCTTAGCTAGTTCTTCGTTACCGCCTTTAAGTACAGTAACAACACCGATAGTGCCGCCATGTATGTAAGACGCCATGTTATCACCTTTAACTACAACTGAACGACGAACATTGATGTTCTCGCCAATTTTAGCAATTAGGTTAGCACGCGCTTCTTCAACTGTTAATTCAGCATCAAATTTAGCAGCTAGTAGTGCTTCAGCTGAATCGAATTCACCAGCGTGAGCAACTTCAACAACTTGGTTAGCAAATGCTAGGAAGCTTGCATCTTTTGCTACGAAATCTGTTTCTGAGTTAATTTCAACTAGAACAGCAACGCCGTTAGCAATTTTAGTTTTAACAACGCCTTCAGCAGCAATACGACCAGCTTTTTTAGCCGCTTTAACAGCGCCTGATTTACGCATGTTCTCGATTGCTAATTCCATATCGCCTTCAGCTTCAACTAAAGCTTTTTTACAATCCATCATGCCTGCAGCTGTACGTTCGCGCAGTTCTTTAACCATTGCAGCAGTAATTGCCATGGGTAATTTCCTCAATTTCTATACAAAAAAAAACAGGAGCCATATGGCTCCTGTTAACTAAATAGTGCACTTAGTTAATAAGAGCATCGATTAAATCGAAAAGCTTTATTATTTAGCTTCTTCGATGAAGTCGCTTTCCGCTTGTGCAGCGATGTCTTGATTACGGCCTTCATTTACAGTTGCTGCAACAGCACCTGCATAAAGTTTGATAGCACGGATCGCATCATCGTTACCAGGTACAACAAAATCGATGTTGTCTGGGTTTGAGTTAGTATCAACAATAGCTACTACTGGGATACCTAGGTTGTTAGCTTCTTTAATAGCGATGTGCTCGTGGTCAGCATCGATTACGAAGATAACGTCAGGTAAACCGCCCATAGTTTTGATACCACCAAGGCTTTTCTCTAGTTTTTCCATTTCACGTGTGTTCATTAGAGCTTCTTTCTTAGTAAGTTGCTCGAATGTACCGTCTTGTGATTGTGCTTCTAGAGTAGTTAGACGCTTGATTGATTGGCGAACTGTTTTCCAGTTAGTCAACATACCACCTAACCAGCGGTGATCAACGTAGAACTGGTCACATGAAAGTGCAGCTTCTTTGATTGTTTCGCCAGCAGCTTTTTTAGTACCAACAAAAAGAACTTTACCTTTTTTGTCTGCAACGTTCTTGATAAAACCAAGTGCGTCGTTGAACATTGGAACAGTTTGCTCTAAGTTGATGATATGTACTTTACTACGAGCGCCAAAGATGTATTGCTTCATCTTTGGGTTCCAGTAACGAGTTTGGTGACCGAAGTGAACACCTGCTTGTAGCATATCGCGCATTGATACTGTAGACATTTTAATTCCTTAAGTTTGTATGGGGTTAGGCCTCCACACATCCCATTTTTTCGACCTTTGAATCTAAGTTAGCGTAATAAAATCAAGCACTAACCAAACAAAACAAAAGCACCCCGACAAATGTGACGATGTGTGTGTGATTTATATAAAATATGTGTGTATGAAGTTTAA encodes:
- the rpsB gene encoding 30S ribosomal protein S2; translation: MSTVSMRDMLQAGVHFGHQTRYWNPKMKQYIFGARSKVHIINLEQTVPMFNDALGFIKNVADKKGKVLFVGTKKAAGETIKEAALSCDQFYVDHRWLGGMLTNWKTVRQSIKRLTTLEAQSQDGTFEQLTKKEALMNTREMEKLEKSLGGIKTMGGLPDVIFVIDADHEHIAIKEANNLGIPVVAIVDTNSNPDNIDFVVPGNDDAIRAIKLYAGAVAATVNEGRNQDIAAQAESDFIEEAK
- the tsf gene encoding translation elongation factor Ts, encoding MAITAAMVKELRERTAAGMMDCKKALVEAEGDMELAIENMRKSGAVKAAKKAGRIAAEGVVKTKIANGVAVLVEINSETDFVAKDASFLAFANQVVEVAHAGEFDSAEALLAAKFDAELTVEEARANLIAKIGENINVRRSVVVKGDNMASYIHGGTIGVVTVLKGGNEELAKKLAMHVAAAKPEFVKPEDVPASVVEKEKAIQIEIAVNSGKPQEIAEKMVVGRMKKFTGEVSLTGQAFIMEPSKTVGQLLKEEGADVLNFIRIEVGEGIEKAEDDFAAEVAATVAAAQKA
- the pyrH gene encoding UMP kinase gives rise to the protein MTTNPKPAYRRILLKLSGEALMGDENFGIDPKVLDRMAQEIKEIVELGVQVGLVIGGGNLFRGAGLAEAGMNRVVGDHMGMLATVMNGLAMRDALHRAYVNARLMSAIELRGVCDSYNWAEAISLLKTGRVVIFSAGTGNPFCTTDSAACLRGIEIEADIVLKATKVDGVYSEDPVKNPNAEFYDNLEYREVVEKELKIMDLSAFTMARDHNLPMRVFNMNKPGALRRVIMGEAEGTLISNAAKK